A window of the Aquimarina spinulae genome harbors these coding sequences:
- a CDS encoding YciI family protein, with protein MKEFMFIIRGGEDKYSNNSPEEMQQHMQHWQQWMGGLAKSEQLIGGQPLMSEAKTLTEGGKKITDRPLAEGKELVGGYLLIKADSLDHAAQIAKGCPSFEYGCSVEVREISPME; from the coding sequence ATGAAAGAATTTATGTTTATTATTAGAGGTGGAGAGGATAAGTATAGTAATAATTCTCCTGAAGAAATGCAACAACATATGCAGCATTGGCAACAATGGATGGGTGGTTTAGCAAAATCAGAACAACTTATTGGTGGTCAACCCTTAATGAGCGAAGCTAAAACCCTTACTGAAGGTGGTAAAAAAATAACAGATCGCCCATTAGCTGAAGGAAAAGAACTAGTTGGGGGATACTTGCTAATCAAAGCAGATTCTTTGGATCATGCTGCACAAATAGCTAAAGGTTGTCCAAGCTTTGAGTATGGATGCAGTGTCGAAGTACGAGAAATAAGCCCAATGGAATAA
- a CDS encoding RNA polymerase sigma factor: MENRDHIDHTLNHLFRQESGKMVAVLIKIFGTENIELAEDVVQDALVKALETWKFRGMPDNPRAWLYRTAKNKAIDIIRRNKHSSIIDFSDPEKQLLTSGYTLTSTMDTYWKEQHIKDDFLGMMYACCHPDISQENQITFILKALCGFSTKEVARSFLTSEDTISKRLYRTKEYFRKRKIRPVIPTINEINLRTKTVLSAIYLMFNEGYNSTHADQLIRKDLISQAMFLCRSLLSEKRTQLPEVYALMGLMCFHASRINSRLTEEGRLILLSKQDRTTWNAELIRSGEQYLNKAAFGGELSTYHLEAAIAYQHCCAKQYANTNWKMILEYYELLLKIANDPIVFLNRCLVILELKGPKEAITALESVKNDKLLEKYYLYHATLGEIYQRLEDNSRATTYYQKAIQLTQSKQERQFLKDKIARISN, encoded by the coding sequence TTGGAAAATAGAGATCACATAGATCATACATTAAACCATCTTTTTAGACAAGAATCTGGAAAGATGGTTGCTGTATTGATTAAAATATTCGGTACCGAAAATATAGAATTAGCAGAAGATGTAGTACAGGATGCTCTGGTTAAAGCTTTAGAAACCTGGAAATTTAGAGGGATGCCAGATAATCCAAGAGCATGGTTATATCGCACAGCTAAAAATAAAGCTATAGATATTATCAGGCGTAATAAGCATAGTAGTATTATTGATTTTTCTGATCCCGAAAAACAACTTTTAACTTCTGGATATACGCTAACTTCTACAATGGATACCTATTGGAAGGAGCAACATATAAAAGATGATTTCCTGGGAATGATGTATGCATGCTGTCACCCCGATATCTCACAAGAAAATCAAATTACATTTATCCTAAAAGCATTATGTGGATTTAGCACTAAAGAAGTTGCAAGATCTTTTCTTACCAGTGAAGATACTATTTCTAAGAGATTGTATAGAACCAAAGAATATTTCAGAAAACGTAAGATACGCCCTGTAATTCCTACTATTAATGAAATTAATCTTAGAACCAAAACGGTACTTAGTGCAATCTATCTCATGTTTAACGAAGGATATAATTCTACTCATGCCGATCAATTGATTCGTAAAGATCTGATTAGTCAAGCAATGTTTTTATGTCGATCCCTTTTATCCGAAAAACGTACACAGTTACCCGAGGTTTATGCTTTGATGGGATTAATGTGTTTTCATGCCTCCAGAATTAATAGTAGACTAACAGAAGAAGGGAGGCTTATTTTGCTTTCTAAACAGGATCGTACAACATGGAATGCAGAATTAATACGATCTGGAGAACAGTATCTAAATAAAGCTGCTTTTGGAGGAGAGCTCTCAACATATCACCTAGAAGCCGCTATAGCATATCAGCATTGCTGTGCAAAGCAATATGCAAATACAAACTGGAAAATGATATTAGAGTATTATGAACTCTTATTAAAGATAGCTAATGATCCTATTGTTTTTTTAAATCGATGCCTAGTTATTCTAGAACTTAAAGGCCCAAAAGAAGCAATAACAGCACTCGAAAGTGTAAAGAACGACAAGTTACTAGAAAAATATTACCTATATCATGCAACTTTGGGCGAAATCTACCAACGATTAGAAGATAATAGCAGAGCTACAACATACTACCAAAAAGCAATACAACTCACCCAGTCCAAACAAGAAAGACAGTTTTTAAAAGATAAAATTGCTCGTATATCGAATTGA